From a single Triplophysa rosa linkage group LG1, Trosa_1v2, whole genome shotgun sequence genomic region:
- the znf821 gene encoding zinc finger protein 821 isoform X1: MSRRKQTNPFKVNWSFPTTGFSGPQHAFEMDARNDFTVDGECHSNNSQDPEEQDSTSDDGDSDFDKDDDSNGSADDSMTSNKSSQWCIQQEDVKEECEEGTDQGSSYVCPLCPLEFSSPEQLISHVYQHTSVGGSKSFICPVCGRALSSPGSLGRHLLIHSEDRLSNCAVCGARFTDTNNFNREKLKEFLNTSSMEINSNSEACSLPNSLLRSPMTTPNTNPGPALNSLPDGLLSSAPPLPSLSDSSLSPVSPSNTGLPPLPDLLNPMPVYPAGVLLVCNSCIAYQQLVDAQSPTMRKWAVRRKNEPVQMRQQRLERERTAKKTKRACETADEREMRRLRDREAKRMQRMQETDEQRARRLQRDREAMRLKRANETPEKRQTRLIREREAKRLKRRLEKIDPSLRNQIEHDPAAMAALTADMNLFQFSFPMSVSNMDNGLFMKLP; the protein is encoded by the exons ATGTCAAGACGAAAACAGACCAACCCTTTCAAAGTGAATT GGTCTTTTCCCACAACTGGGTTCTCTGGCCCTCAGCACGCTTTTGAAATGGATGCTAGAAATGACTTCACTGTGGATGGCGAATGCCATAGCAACAACTCGCAGGATCCTGAAGAGCAAGACAGCACAAGTG ACGATGGTGACAGTGATTTTGACAAAGACGACGACTCAAATGGCTCTGCGgatgacagcatgacaagtaATAAAAGCAGCCAGTGGTGCATACAGCAGGAGGATGTCAAAGAG GAGTGTGAGGAAGGCACAGACCAAGGGAGCAGTTATGTCTGTCCTCTGTGTCCCCTGGAGTTCAGTAGTCCAGAGCAGCTCATCTCACACGTCTACCAG CACACATCGGTGGGCGGCAGTAAGAGTTTCATCTGTCCTGTTTGTGGACGAGCTCTCAGCTCTCCGGGCTCTCTCGGTCGCCATCTTCTCATCCACTCAGAAGACCGCCTGTCCAACTGTGCAGTATGTGGCGCCCGCTTCACGGACACCAACAACTTCAACAG GGAAAAGTTGAAGGAGTTTCTCAACACGAGTAGTATGGAGATCAATAGCAACAGTGAGGCCTGCTCGTTGCCCAACTCTCTACTGAGAAGCCCCATGACTACCCCCAACACCAATCCTGGTCCCGCGTTGAACTCACTCCCAGACGGCCTCCTCTCATCTGCACCTCCTCTTCCTTCCCTGTCCGACAGCAGCCTTTCACCCGTCAGCCCCTCCAACACGGGTCTGCCCCCTCTTCCGGACCTTCTGAACCCGATGCCCGTGTATCCGGCCGGTGTTCTGTTAGTCTGCAACAGCTGCATAGCCTACCAGCAACTCGTAGACGCCCAGTCGCCCACCATGCGAAAATGGGCGGTCCGTAGAAAGAACGAGCCTGTGCAAATGAGGCAACAGCGATTGGAACGCGAGCGCACGGCGAAAAAGACCAAACGGGCGTGCGAGACCGCGGATGAGCGCGAGATGCGACGTTTGCGAGACCGCGAGGCGAAACGAATGCAGAGGATGCAGGAGACCGACGAACAGCGAGCCCGCCGTCTACAGCGTGACCGGGAGGCCATGCGACTCAAAAGGGCCAACGAGACGCCCGAGAAGAGGCAGACGCGGTTGATACGCGAAAGGGAGGCTAAGAGGCTCAAGCGACGTCTGGAAAAGATCGACCCGTCGTTGAGAAACCAGATCGAACATGACCCGGCAGCAATGGCGGCTCTGACCGCCGATATGAATCTGTTTCAGTTTTCCTTCCCCATGTCTGTTTCCAATATGGATAATGGGTTGTTTATGAAACTTCCATAG
- the znf821 gene encoding zinc finger protein 821 isoform X2 has protein sequence MDARNDFTVDGECHSNNSQDPEEQDSTSDDGDSDFDKDDDSNGSADDSMTSNKSSQWCIQQEDVKEECEEGTDQGSSYVCPLCPLEFSSPEQLISHVYQHTSVGGSKSFICPVCGRALSSPGSLGRHLLIHSEDRLSNCAVCGARFTDTNNFNREKLKEFLNTSSMEINSNSEACSLPNSLLRSPMTTPNTNPGPALNSLPDGLLSSAPPLPSLSDSSLSPVSPSNTGLPPLPDLLNPMPVYPAGVLLVCNSCIAYQQLVDAQSPTMRKWAVRRKNEPVQMRQQRLERERTAKKTKRACETADEREMRRLRDREAKRMQRMQETDEQRARRLQRDREAMRLKRANETPEKRQTRLIREREAKRLKRRLEKIDPSLRNQIEHDPAAMAALTADMNLFQFSFPMSVSNMDNGLFMKLP, from the exons ATGGATGCTAGAAATGACTTCACTGTGGATGGCGAATGCCATAGCAACAACTCGCAGGATCCTGAAGAGCAAGACAGCACAAGTG ACGATGGTGACAGTGATTTTGACAAAGACGACGACTCAAATGGCTCTGCGgatgacagcatgacaagtaATAAAAGCAGCCAGTGGTGCATACAGCAGGAGGATGTCAAAGAG GAGTGTGAGGAAGGCACAGACCAAGGGAGCAGTTATGTCTGTCCTCTGTGTCCCCTGGAGTTCAGTAGTCCAGAGCAGCTCATCTCACACGTCTACCAG CACACATCGGTGGGCGGCAGTAAGAGTTTCATCTGTCCTGTTTGTGGACGAGCTCTCAGCTCTCCGGGCTCTCTCGGTCGCCATCTTCTCATCCACTCAGAAGACCGCCTGTCCAACTGTGCAGTATGTGGCGCCCGCTTCACGGACACCAACAACTTCAACAG GGAAAAGTTGAAGGAGTTTCTCAACACGAGTAGTATGGAGATCAATAGCAACAGTGAGGCCTGCTCGTTGCCCAACTCTCTACTGAGAAGCCCCATGACTACCCCCAACACCAATCCTGGTCCCGCGTTGAACTCACTCCCAGACGGCCTCCTCTCATCTGCACCTCCTCTTCCTTCCCTGTCCGACAGCAGCCTTTCACCCGTCAGCCCCTCCAACACGGGTCTGCCCCCTCTTCCGGACCTTCTGAACCCGATGCCCGTGTATCCGGCCGGTGTTCTGTTAGTCTGCAACAGCTGCATAGCCTACCAGCAACTCGTAGACGCCCAGTCGCCCACCATGCGAAAATGGGCGGTCCGTAGAAAGAACGAGCCTGTGCAAATGAGGCAACAGCGATTGGAACGCGAGCGCACGGCGAAAAAGACCAAACGGGCGTGCGAGACCGCGGATGAGCGCGAGATGCGACGTTTGCGAGACCGCGAGGCGAAACGAATGCAGAGGATGCAGGAGACCGACGAACAGCGAGCCCGCCGTCTACAGCGTGACCGGGAGGCCATGCGACTCAAAAGGGCCAACGAGACGCCCGAGAAGAGGCAGACGCGGTTGATACGCGAAAGGGAGGCTAAGAGGCTCAAGCGACGTCTGGAAAAGATCGACCCGTCGTTGAGAAACCAGATCGAACATGACCCGGCAGCAATGGCGGCTCTGACCGCCGATATGAATCTGTTTCAGTTTTCCTTCCCCATGTCTGTTTCCAATATGGATAATGGGTTGTTTATGAAACTTCCATAG